In Plasmodium falciparum 3D7 genome assembly, chromosome: 13, the following are encoded in one genomic region:
- a CDS encoding GBPH2 protein, which produces MRLSNATNIKSAGDSNCKNFSSKNSSKYSLMDVQERNEKKSSLSSFHSKQIILIFGIIYVALLNVYICGDKYQQDADYSFTEGRVLAQCEFACTNNTKTSLRKCAQTTTTSADPEGQIMKAWAADPEYRKHINVLYQILTHTDPNDETSADPEGQIMKAWAADPEYRKHVNVLYQILTHTDPNDETSADPEGQIMKAWAADPEYRKHVNVLYQILTHTDPNDETSADPEGQIMKAWAADPEYLKHVNVLYQILTHTDPNDETSADPEGQIMKAWAADPEYLKHVNVLYQILTNTDPNDETSADPEGQIMKAWAADPVYRKHVNVLYQILTHTDPNDETSADPEGQIMKAWAADPEYRKHVNVLYQILTNTDPNDESS; this is translated from the exons ATGCGTCTTTCTAATGCAACTAATATTAAATCTGCAGGAGATTCGAATTGTAAAAATTTCAGTTCGAAAAATTCCTCTAAATATTCTTTAATGGATGTCCAagaaagaaatgaaaagaaaagttCCTTAAGTTCCTTCCATTCcaaacaaattatattaatttttggaataatatatgtggCCTTATTG aatgtttatatatgtgGAGACAAATACCAACAAGATGCAGATTATAGTTTTACAGAAGGTAGAGTTTTAGCTCAATGCGAATTTGCTTGTACAAATAACACAAAGACTTCATTAAGGAAATGTGCgcaaacaacaacaacaagcGCCGACCCAGAAGGACAAATAATGAAAGCCTGGGCAGCTGATCCAGAATATCGTAAACACATAAATGTCCTTTACCAAATATTAACTCACACAGATCCAAATGATGAAACTAGCGCAGACCCAGAAGGACAAATAATGAAAGCTTGGGCTGCTGATCCAGAATATCGTAAACACGTAAATGTTCTTTACCAAATATTAACTCACACCGATCCAAATGATGAAACTAGCGCAGACCCAGAAGGACAAATAATGAAAGCTTGGGCTGCTGATCCAGAATATCGTAAACACGTAAATGTTCTTTACCAAATATTAACTCACACCGATCCAAATGATGAAACTAGCGCAGACCCAGAAGGACAAATAATGAAAGCTTGGGCTGCTGATCCAGAATATCTTAAACACGTAAATGTTCTTTACCAAATATTAACTCACACCGATCCAAATGATGAAACTAGCGCAGACCCAGAGGGACAAATAATGAAAGCTTGGGCTGCTGATCCAGAATATCTTAAACACGTAAATGTTCTTTACCAAATATTAACTAACACAGATCCAAATGATGAAACTAGCGCAGACCCAGAAGGACAAATAATGAAAGCTTGGGCTGCTGATCCAGTATATCGTAAACACGTAAATGTTCTTTATCAAATATTAACTCACACAGATCCAAATGATGAAACTAGCGCAGACCCAGAGGGACAAATAATGAAAGCTTGGGCTGCTGATCCAGAATATCGTAAACACGTAAATGTTCTTTACCAAATATTAACTAACACAGATCCAAATGATGAAAGTTCCTAA